aaatattctaataagaAATTTAACACCGCCATGAAAACACCGtatgaatttatttacaaaGTGAAAACTTTCACATGCTCTATAAGAATTGGGATTCAAAAGAACTATGATATTGTTGGAAGTGATAATTTAGAGTTCttttagttaaatattaaaattaatctttttattatagAAGACCATAGACGTTTCAAATTTAAGTTTGATAAACATATTATAGTCAtgtttaatgatttaaaattaattttacacaatttttaaacaattcaacggttaatttttttcttttgaattataCCTCTACGAAATGGTTTTAGATGAGAGATTGGAGAAATTTTTAACCAAATACTTGTATCGTTGTATATTAAAGTATTTAGATGATagtatgaaagaaaaaaaaaacttataaattgatGATAGATTTGATCCAACCAAAGTCTATAAGAggatttatataaaataaagaaaaagttgaatttcTTACGTCGATGAGTTAATGTGGGAGTCAaccatatttgtttaatttttttttcttattatatattaatttgtttatatttttttcctattatatatatatatatatatatatatatatatatatatatattaatttgtttgtgCAGAACGATATTAGAATTTCTATATAAACTCCATTTAACTCTTTTCATTTTAGAGTCATATTACACCAACAAAGTCTAGAATCAACAAAACTCAATACAGTTTTATTAGCAAATAATCTCAatacaaaaatatgtatatattctaATATCTTATGTCAAGTTCAAAGGAAGTCTTATTATAACTATAGATAGAAGCATGATGCAAAGAGTTTATGTCAAGTTCATAGgtttcttcaatattttattcttactaCTATCAAATTGAGATTTGGATGAATTGGTAACAAGAAGAGCTAAATTATCTAAAGAGTGTCAAAGGAAGAATCATTCTCAACAACCTCACATTGAGCTTTTGttgaagaaaaggggaaaacaTTACCAATAGAAGACAAATGATCAAATGAAAGAATTTGaccataaatttgaaaaaaaaaaaaaaaactcatgcaCTATAGTATTATATTGTAGTgacaagaaacaaataaatttgtaatttgcTTATTAATTATAGTATTATAACTTACTAAATAGTCTATACATAAGTTGTACATTTTCTTCTTGCTTCTTAATCATAGTATTATATTGTAGTTCATCCACAAAATTGTTATGTTCTAATATGTATATGAAAGATACGTAATACTTGTCGTTGTTCACCTAATTTTTCTTGACAATCaactaacaataaaataaaatgaaacttaaaactaaattatgttatttaacttcatttatttgaagtaaatattattaaaagtaaattggTCAAATGGTAGACCAGAGtggcattttttttaaataaaaacataaaaagtgaCACCTAAAATTATagtaacataattttataattgttataatattgcttatgtttctaactttttcaGGAGAGGGtgatatatacaaattaatgaGATTGAAGTGGATTAAAAtgttctaattaaaaaattagtagTTAGAACgttatttgtaattatatatatagataaatagataaaaacgACAACAccaaataaacttaaaaaacaaaagaaaacaaaagttgtgAATAAAATTGGATTGATGgaatttttattgaaagtagtgacaagaaacaaataatgaaataattgaatttgtgtTTGATGTCACAGTAATCCAATCATATAAGTTGAGCTTCTAGACTCCTCTTGGccaaatcaaataattttaagccatttacattgattaattatttgGTTGATTGATCTAAAAACACCTCACTTGGATTGCAAGAGTTTTAACCAATATTTCTGGACATGGATCCACACCATTTTGGTTGAACACTGCACGATTTAACGTAATTGAACAAGTTTCTTTGCCTAAGCATTCTTGCTCCACGATTTGCTTGGTAGCAGCAGCATTGCAAGTTCCTAAAATATATTCTCCACAATAACCACTTGGATTGCCAAAGCTGGCAAACTCAACGGTCGTAATCTTTTTTCCAGGTGCACACATTAGTGAGGCCTGTGGTCCAATGTATGGCACAATAGGATGGAAATTTCCTCTCCTAGACACCCATGAGTTCACATTGGGAGGATCACTTTCTGCAATCAAACTACAAATTGTGTCTCTATTCACGTTCAAGATCTCAACTTGTACTGGAGCCAATGGTTCCTCTTCAAATATAACAAGCAAGTTGTCTTGTGGGTTGAGGAAAGATCTTGGGATGTGGAACCTAAATGAGTGGTCCAAGTTACAGAAAAAATTAAGACaacacttattttcttttcaataaaacTTTTCATTTCTAGTGGGTGATTTGCTTACTCTGATTGAGTGGGCTTTCCAAGTGGGGAGAGGAAACTCATCCAATGGCGACCAATGCTTTTACCGTTGATCCACATCATTCCTTTACCCATTCCAGTCATTCTAATAGCAACTGGACCTGTTCCCTCTGGAGTAGCAAATCTTGtctataaaattaatgaatggTATCGTTACAAAAAATAGAAAGCACAAAAAATTCTAAACTATTTCTTAATATCATGGTTTCATATTAGATGTGTGATATTTCTTACCCTGTACCAGGTGAGAGGGCGTGGAACTGGACCAAGTGGCTTCCATTTTGCCTTTAATGATCCTTCATCACTGTAAACTTTCATGCCTTCACCCCTGAGACCAAcctatcaattaaaattaaccaCTTTAGCTTTTTAATCATAACATGTTGAACCAATGTTTTACTACCAGAGTATAATTCAACTAACCCGATGACCCCACATATTGGTTGTGAGATCAAGTGTTCCTGTGTTGAGAGCGATGATAGATATAGATTTGGGTCCTGCATATCTATGTTCCATGTAAGCTCCACTATCCTgtatattcaatatttaaaggatgaaataatattattttgttgcaCTTATTGAAACTTGGATTGATGTTcattaaagaatgaaaaatttaagtttcaTACAGGTAATCCAACTGTGCCAGCCAGGATAGAAATATAGTTAGTTCCAACCCTAAGTTGAACTGGGTGTTGGAAATCAAAAGATTTTTCTTCATGAGTTCCATGAGCAGTTCCTAAGACATAATAATTAAGACATTGACATTAATATCATGTTTACTCACctatgtgatatatatatatatatatatatatatatatatatatatatatatatatatatatatatatatatatatatatatatatatatatatatatatatatatatatatatatatatatttattgtgtcCTTACCAACGAGGTCTCCATTCACAAATGCAACCATTGTGTGTCCAAGACTCATAATACGAAGAATTGGGAGAACTTCAGGTTTTATTGGCAAGTCTCCAGGGGCCAACTCAAAGCTGCAATGAATAAAAAGGTCAGATGCAAGAGGCAtcaatcattaaataattttccaaaataaaagaagtaaataaTATGCTTACACAAACTTACCTCGTGGTGTACCAAGCATAATCAGTAGTGTCCTTGAGCAAAGTGTAAAGCTCTGCCGGAATTTTTTGGTACATATCCATTTTTTTGGTTGTTGGGATGGCCTCGATAAACATCTCCCATTGGAAATTGTTTGCAATGGGAGACCTTTCATAGTTCCTCGAATTATGTTGTGAAACAATCTGTTTCATGTGTCATATGTGAGTGATATACCCATATGTGAAATATTGTGGTAACATATTAGAGACGAATAAACAAGTTAGTTAATTACACTTTGTGTGTTGTAGACTAAAGTCTTGCAATCAGGGAGGACACTAATGGAATGTGGAGGCACAAAGTAGTTAGTGCCCCTAAAGTTAATAGTGGTTGCATCTGTTGTGTGGTTGTTAGTGATGAAAGCAGCACACAAGTTTGTTCCAAGCTTCTCAAAGGTTCTAATCTGCGTGACATATATACCAACTTAGTttagtttgatatttttgtGATGCTACCTTCTTTCTATTAACattcaaaataatgtcaaattctTACCTCATGGAATTCGTTCAACTTTTCCACATTGGAATCGCCACCAAGGATAGCCTTCCTACAAAGGAGCACAGCTTTGTGCACATCCCTTAAATGACTCCATTTTGGTTCTCTTTGTAGACCATATTCATCAAGAGGCGCCTCGTCATAATAACGAGTTGTGGTAAAGGCAGAGCTGGTTCTACCAAAGTTTGTTCCTCCGTGATACTACAAATGTTACATATTGAGttacaaatttaagaaaagtaTTGGCCTAAAgttatataagtataaaaagatttaaatgcCAAGAGAAACACCATATAGTAGTTAACCAAGTTTCCACCCTTGGAGAAAAAACGAGCAACTGAAAATGCAATATCTTCTGCAGATCTCTGGGATGGTGGATCTCCATGTACTCTATACCTGAAGTTCAAGATtaccaaataaaatttagtattaATTGCATTCATGATTTTCATGTTCTTCACTAAGgacaaaaattaattcatttcttACTGAGTGGTCCAATTCTCTGTCCATAAGGCCGGTTTGTATGGTTTGTTTGGCCCTGAGAAGGTATCACCACAATGTCTTCCATTGCATGCGTTGATCTATCAAGTGAAATCATAGGATGTCAAGCTAAGTTGGAAGATAATTTATGACTATGCTAGTCCTACTATGTCATGACGTACCACTGGATCAGGTGCATCTTTTTGCTTGCACATGACCCATGGAACTCCAACGTTCAATGCTACTGCCATATTTGCAGCCCATTGGACGTAGCTGACTCCCTTCTCCTCATATGCGAGTTGAATGTGGTTGTACTCATTCTCGATCTACAACCATTGAATAATGCGACATGTTCACATGAATTGATtagtaaaaagtaaatttcaCATGGTTGGTTACAAAATCAAAACCTGAGCTAAGATGATGGGGCCTCCTTGGGGAGCAAAGAGCTTTTCATCTTTCATCATTTGTACAATCTTTGTCACGAATGCTTGCATGTGTTGcttcaaattaaaagaattttcatGTTAATGcttaaattatgtatttatttttcatgttaaagGAATTATATACGGAGGATTAAGAATACCTTATAAGGCTCATTATCAGAGCGAAATATGATGTTTGGAACCTCCCTAAGCCAATATGGAAGTCCTCTGATGAAAATAATAGGAATGAGGGTACAGTTGAGaataacaaagaaaaggaatcatttatttaaaaatcatattaagtAATGGATATTTTACCCATGGTTCCACTCGGCTTGGATGAAGGGTCCAACCCTGAGAGTGACAAACATTCCATACTCTTGAATAAGCTTAATAAACTTCACTAAGTCATAATTACCTTCAAAGTTAAACTGCATgttggcaaaaaaaaaaaacacttttacaaATCCCCTTTGAGCATTTTTGGTCTTGAAATAATTGAATCAAGAGACAACAAATACTTCACCTGTCCTTGTTGGGGCTCATGAACATTCCAAAACACGTAGGTTTGAATAACATTTATGCCTCCACGTCTTGCATTATCAAGAAGGACAGGCCACATCTGCATTATTTTTGTCAAACATGTGGGATGAACCATATAATTTTGTCTCTTTACATGAAAAGAAAGTAATATTACAATGTGATTACGATGAAAGTAACTTACATCCGGTGTGCTTCGTGGGTAGTGGATGGAACCAGAAATAAGTAGCTCGCGCCTTCCATTGATGAACAATGACTTACCATCATAAGTGACATTCTGAGCAATCATGTTACGACCATATGCACCTTTATGGTGACCACGTCCATGTACCACAACCACAATGGTGGAAAGCAAGGCCATGAGGAAAAGGGTACGAATCATGGTGTTATTGGTTTGTTCCATCCTTTTAATTTACTCTTGCATGAGAATTGAAAGGAGACTTTGAGTGAGCTAACGTAAGGCTCCTCCTTCTCAGGTATAGAAAGAGGTGCCCAGAAGCCAGTTTTTTCTTTAcacaaacttttcttttatactaCTCTTACACCAATAGATGTTAGCCATTTGAGAcaaatttggtttttcttccACTATTTTTTTGTATTCTGTTATTATTCATTgttagtgttttcttcacatttgTCTTACTTTTACGCAATGACACTATTCTTAGCCATACAAAATTATAAGAGCCACATAtcctcatttatttttttttgcctaCTTTATCTAAATTTACTCAATACATTTCAAAATAGAATATTTCActcttctaaaaaaaaaatataaaatatttattttacatttaaatatcatatactTTTTATCTCAcatcctttttatttattttaacgaTTTAAATGCTCCATTTTTTATAGATTAAAGTtcaactaaatttttaaaaataaattgtttccttatttaaatataaagtgtGATATAGgataaattgttaattttttcataattttttaaaacttataatttaacatatataatcaataacttagttatttttgaaaagttatatctttgattatatttttaatttataaaacgtAAATATGAAgttatatttaagaaattaagtattttttaaattaatatgttattgacaaatatgtcaaatttaaaagaGTGACACCCtgttaaatacatttattttacatGATACCATAtcattaatttgtaaaatgatacaatgtgaataaaattattagtggGACCCACAAATATCATTTcagtgtcaaaatattattattcaatttaaatgtgaatttaattaaaatttattcaaaatgtattttttatttattttcatggtGTTATAAGCCGTTGTTCTGAAAGGTAAATTGTTGGTTTTCTTAACAACTTCTTTAAAAGGTATGTTAattgtttgatgttttaaattctatttatatataaaaattaaatttgacaatagttttattattaagtaatatCGCAAATTAATGAGTTggattttcattaatttaatttcgttaaaaaaaactttcaaggtatattttacatttatccctttatttattttcgtttttttatctattaatattaatagtcaagaataaatttatattataagtcAAATGGctgattataaatttaatatataatttatattaaaatatttatttattaaaacatttaaaaatacttgtttGTCATAAATTTGACATATTTGTAATGTAGGAAAAAAACGCGAATCccttgaagaagaagagggaagAGCATGAGCAAACttataattgaattgaattccctccaaaatcaaaatcaccaaAACCCTAACCCTTTTTCTCTTATCTTCTCTTGTTGTATTGTGATCTGTGTCGCAGAGGCAGAGCATTAGTCACCATGGCAAGCCACGAAGACGACCTCGatctccttctctctcttcaaGACAGAGTTCCCGACACTCCTCCCGCTTCTCCCACACCAGGTACCATCATCACTATCacaagcatttttttttcttttcttttctttatgcATTTTTCGTTcctttgtttccttctccttaTCATGTAATTTATTGCAGGTTACCTTTCCGATGACGAATCGCTCAACCAAAGGGACAAACCTGACATGTCCGTATTCAAAAACGCCGTTCAAGATTGTCTTCCCTACGACCCCCCCAAAGCGCTCAAACCAACTAATAAACCTGTTACTGACGATTCCCAGCTTGAAAAGTTTTCAGGCCTTCGCATTAAGTACGATTCGCCTTATTTTCATTTCACCTATTCACTATTATGTCTACTTGTTAATTAACGGCTCCAACTGAACTGCACTTTATTCTCTCCATCTGTTTTCGGTTCTGACTAGGAACCAATTGTTTACTCCTGCGGAGTTGAAGGAACAATTTTCAGACATTCGCTTTGTTAGGTTATCTGTTATCAAGTAATCTTCTTTGCCTTCTCTTCATGAATAAatcgtttaatatttttagttagtaTCAAAGATTGGAATTCTTATGGTTTTTGATGTGGATTGTTCAGGAATTCGTTGATTGGAGACAATGT
This DNA window, taken from Vigna radiata var. radiata cultivar VC1973A chromosome 5, Vradiata_ver6, whole genome shotgun sequence, encodes the following:
- the LOC106760507 gene encoding beta-galactosidase 13-like, giving the protein MEQTNNTMIRTLFLMALLSTIVVVVHGRGHHKGAYGRNMIAQNVTYDGKSLFINGRRELLISGSIHYPRSTPDMWPVLLDNARRGGINVIQTYVFWNVHEPQQGQFNFEGNYDLVKFIKLIQEYGMFVTLRVGPFIQAEWNHGGLPYWLREVPNIIFRSDNEPYKQHMQAFVTKIVQMMKDEKLFAPQGGPIILAQIENEYNHIQLAYEEKGVSYVQWAANMAVALNVGVPWVMCKQKDAPDPVINACNGRHCGDTFSGPNKPYKPALWTENWTTQYRVHGDPPSQRSAEDIAFSVARFFSKGGNLVNYYMYHGGTNFGRTSSAFTTTRYYDEAPLDEYGLQREPKWSHLRDVHKAVLLCRKAILGGDSNVEKLNEFHEIRTFEKLGTNLCAAFITNNHTTDATTINFRGTNYFVPPHSISVLPDCKTLVYNTQSIVSQHNSRNYERSPIANNFQWEMFIEAIPTTKKMDMYQKIPAELYTLLKDTTDYAWYTTSFELAPGDLPIKPEVLPILRIMSLGHTMVAFVNGDLVGTAHGTHEEKSFDFQHPVQLRVGTNYISILAGTVGLPDSGAYMEHRYAGPKSISIIALNTGTLDLTTNMWGHRVGLRGEGMKVYSDEGSLKAKWKPLGPVPRPLTWYRTRFATPEGTGPVAIRMTGMGKGMMWINGKSIGRHWMSFLSPLGKPTQSEFHIPRSFLNPQDNLLVIFEEEPLAPVQVEILNVNRDTICSLIAESDPPNVNSWVSRRGNFHPIVPYIGPQASLMCAPGKKITTVEFASFGNPSGYCGEYILGTCNAAATKQIVEQECLGKETCSITLNRAVFNQNGVDPCPEILVKTLAIQVRCF